The segment TCTATAGAAAGATGGTGGCTGCCAAAGGGAAGTTTGTGCGGAAGCTGGAGAAGAAGTTTGAACCGTCAAGTTCGGGCCTTGTCCTGCATCTTGGGGTGAAAAAGGAATATCCTTTCTTGAATCACCACAACTTCTTCTTTTCGGAGAATTTGCATGAACAAATGGAGAAAGTGTTCAAGAAACACGAGCTGCCGGACGATCCCACTATTTACGTCGTCAATGCCAACAAAACCGATCCGTCCCAAGCACCTTCCGGACATGAGAACTTAAAGATCTTGCCGCATATCCCTTATATCCAAGACCATCCATTTACCGCGGAGGATTATGTGAAGTTCGAAGCACGCGTTCTGGAAAAGCTGGAACGTATGGGCTTGCATGGATTGCGGGATCATATTGTGACGCGCGACGTCTGGACTCCCCATGATATTGAACGCACCTACGGATCCGACCGGGGAGCCATTTACGGTACCGTTTCTGATAAAAAGACGAATAAAGGCTTCAAGCACCAAAAACAAAGTGAGCTTTTTGATAATCTCTATTTTGTCGGCGGTACGGTAAATCCTGGCGGCGGCATGCCGATGGTCACACTCAGCGGCCAGCAAGTGAGCGATAAAATCGTGAAGCGCGATAAGGGAAAATAAGCCGTTCACAATGACTGTGTTTCTATCCGGTTTTATTGCTTTGTTCACTTTCTTTATTTGACCATCTACGCAAATCAACGAGTTGGCGGGGCGCAATGCCCTAATTTAAATAAAATGCTGAGGTGATCCGCAAATGCCGTTAATTGAATTGCCCATCGGTTGGCTTGTATTGGCGGATGCTGCTGCATGGACGTTTTTTCAACTCGTCATTTCTTATGGTGCGACTCGTATTCCTTTTCACTGGTTTGTCCGCCATGACCGGCTATTCCGCTCATTCCGTTTTGAACGGAATGGGGAGTTGTGGCAGCAGCTTTTTCGGATTAAAGGATGGAAAGGGCATTTGCCGGACGGGTCCATGTTTTTCCCGAGCGCTTATAACAAGCAGGCGCTTCATGGACACGATAGCCCGTCTTTGGCTGAGTTCGTGGTTGAATCCAGAAGAGCGGAATTGACCCATTGGTTAGTGATGCTGCCTGCTCCGCTTTTTTGTCTATGGAATCCGGCAGAGGCATTTTGGATGAACGTAGCCTATGCTTTTTTCTTTAATATTCCATTCATCATTACCCAGCGGTATAATCGTCCCCGCTTAGAGCGGTTGATCA is part of the Planococcus shenhongbingii genome and harbors:
- a CDS encoding glycosyl-4,4'-diaponeurosporenoate acyltransferase, which translates into the protein MPLIELPIGWLVLADAAAWTFFQLVISYGATRIPFHWFVRHDRLFRSFRFERNGELWQQLFRIKGWKGHLPDGSMFFPSAYNKQALHGHDSPSLAEFVVESRRAELTHWLVMLPAPLFCLWNPAEAFWMNVAYAFFFNIPFIITQRYNRPRLERLIIQKQNKSQALPDSRILKS